The Pseudomonas sp. S06B 330 genome contains the following window.
TGACGCACCACCGCGATGCGCAATTTGCCGGGTTCGCGCTCAAGCTCCTCAATGTAAGGCCGGGTCAAAGGCGCACTCCAGTACGGGCTACCCGCCTCATGGCCCTGCCCCACATCAAGAAACAAGGCCATGTCGCGAACACTGCGCGACACCACATTGCCGACACTGGCACCAAACCAGCCTTCAAAATGCCCCGGACCGCTAGGCGTGCGGTAGCGGCTGGGCTTTAGCCCGACCAAGCCACAATAAGACGCCGGAATACGGATCGAGCCACCGCCGTCGGTAGCATGCGCCACCGGCACGATCCCGGCCGCCACGGCACTGGCCGCGCCGCCGGAGGAGCCACCCGCGCTGTGTTCCAGGTTCCAGGGGTTGCGGGTCTGCCCCCAGAGCAGCGACTCGGTGGTGGTGGTCAGGCCGAACTCCGGGCAGGTTGTCTTGCCAAACGGCACGGCGCCGGCCAGCTCGTAACGGCTGATCAGCGTGCTGGTGCGGGTCGCCGGCGGTGCATCCTTGAACAAACGACTGCCGTTGCTGGTGACCGTGCCTTTAAGGTAGGTGTTGAGGTCCTTGATCAATATTGGCACCCCGGCCAACGCGCCCTCGGTAAGAGGCTTGCCACGTTGAGCGAGCAGCGCGCGGGCATAGTCTTCATGCAGCATGTTGACCGCCTTGACCTTGCCATTGACCGCGCTGCAACGCGCCAGGGCTGCGGCCAGCAGGTCTTCAGCGCTAAGCTCCCCCTTGCGCACCGCCTCACTCATGGCCCAGGCATCCAGGCCCTGATACTCACGGTCCGAAAGACCGGCAGCACGGGCATCGGCAAAGCGTCCGAGCATACCGACACCCGCCACCAAGGCACCCGCCTTGAGCACGCTACGCCGGGGCCAAATGCCAGGCGCTTCAGTGGTTGAAGACGGGGTTTCGCTGCGGTACTCGGTCATGGCTACTTCCTGTTCAAGGTTCAACAATCGGGCATCGACGGGGTGGGACTATCAATCGGCAGTGACCATCGCGGACATCGCCGCCAGGTAGTGCTCGCCGTAAGGTGGCAACACACCCCACTCACGACGCGGGTCATGGGCCGGGGCCTTGAACACGGTACGCATGTGGCTGAATTCGAGGAAGCCCTCGCGACCGTGATAATGCCCCAGTCCAGAAGCCCCGACTCCGCCGAAAGGCGCGTCGTGCATGGCCGCATGCATCATGACCTCGTTGATGGTCACGCCGCCAGACAGGCTGTGCTCAAGCACATGACGCTGCTCGTCCAGGTCGGCACCGAAGTAATACAGCGCCAACGGCCGTGGCCGCGCATTGATGTCGGCCAGTACCGGATCAAGTTGCTGATAGGTCAGCACCACCAGCGCCGGGCCGAAAATCTCCTCACGCATGATCAGGCTGTCATGCGGTGGGTTGATCACCACCTGTAGCGGACGCCGACGATCACCGATATCCAGCGGTACAGCCTCAGGCAGGCATTCGACCCGTGCGCCCAGGTTGCGCGCCTCCTGCACATAGCTTTCCACCCGCTCGACATGGCGCTGATTGACCACGGCAACGACATCCGGGTTGCCGGCCACCGTCGGGTTGAGCTCTGAGTAGGCGCTGCGCAAAGCAAGGAGAAACGCTTCGAGGCTGGCCTCGGGTACATAGACCAGGTCCGGGTTGATGCAGATCTGCCCGCCGTTGCTGGCCTTGGCCACGGCGATACTGAAGGCAGCACGCGTAAGGTCAGCACTGGACGAGACAATCACCGGCGACTTGCCGCCCAGCTCCAGGGTCACCGGCACCAGATTTTGTGCAGCGTTGCGCATCACCGAACGCCCGACCTCGGTGCTGCCGGTGAACACCAGGTGATCGAAAGGCTGCGCGGAAAACACCTTGGCCACTGACGAATCGCCGGTAATGACCGCGACGTCCAGCGGGTCGATGTGCTCGGCAAACAGCTGCTCCAGCAACTGCGCGGTGCGCGGCACCACATCGGACGGTTTGAGGATGGCCCGGTTACCCGCCGCCAGGGCGGAGGCCAGCGGGCTGAGCAAGGTGTACAACGGCGCATTCCAGGTACCAATGATACCGACGCTGCCCTTGGGCTGGTGCATCACCCAGGCTTCGGCGCCCAACAGATCATAGGGTGCAAACGGCTGGCGCTGCTCATCCTGCATCCAGCCTTCAAGGTGGTCGCGGGCGTGCTTGAGCGAAGCCAGGGCGCCCAGCACATCATTCATCAGCGAAAAGCCGGCAGGCCGGCCGCCGAAATCCAGGTCAATCGCTTCCGTCAGTTGGGCATGGTGGCGCACCAGCAACTCGATCACCTGCTGCAAGCGCTGGCGGCGCGTCTGCGCGCTGACCGCGCCAGCGCTGTTGAAGGCCTGCTTCTGGCTGGCCAGCAGACGGGTCAATGTATCTACGGATGAAGTCATCGGGTTCCCCTTGGCTCGCATGGGTGGTGGCTGGCGCCACATTAGCGGCGAGCAAGGGCCTGCGCCTCGTCCGATCGGACGATTACCCGGCATCTGCGTTAGTCCGTTAAGACGATGTGTACACACGGCCTGCGACCAATACTGGGATCACGAAAATCCCACCCCATGAGGTCAGTCATGGCAACGCCAAACATCGGTTTCGACCCCCAGGCCTTTCGCACCGCGCTCGGCACCTTCACCACCGGGGTCACTATCATCACCACCCAGGCCGAAGACGGCTCTCCGGTGGGCATTACCGCCAACAGTTTCAACTCGGTGTCACTCAACCCGCCGCTGGTGCTCTGGAGCCTGTCGAAAAAAGCCCGCAGCTTGCCGGTGTTCAGCAATGGCAAGCACTGGAACGTCCATGTGCTGTCTACCGAACAGGAGCAACTGTCCGGACGGTTCGCAACTCAGGGTGAGGACAAGTTCGCCGAAATCCAGTTTGACAACGGCGTCAGTGAAGCACCGCTGTTGCAGGATTGCACCGCGCGCTTCCAGTGCCGCACAGCATTCCAGTATGAAGGCGGCGATCATGTGATCTTCGTCGGCGAAGTGCTCGCGTTCGACCACAGCGAGCGTGCGCCGCTGGCATTCCAGAGCGGCCAATACGCCCTGGCCACGCGCAAGCCACGCAGTGAACTACGCCTGGCCACCACCCCGCCGCCACCGGAGTGCAGTTACACCGAAGATTTGCTCGGCTATCTGCTGGGCCGTGCCCACTACCAGTTGCTCAACGCCCTGCGCCTGTTACTTAACAACCAGCAACTGGATGAACAGGCGTTCTTCATTCTCTCGGTGCTGTGTATCCGCGACAACCTCAGCCTGGAAGAGATCAACACCTTCGTCAGCTACACCGGCCATCAAGTGACCCTGCCGAGCATGCGCTTTCTTGAACGGCAGAACCTGGTCGCAATTGAAGGCGACGCAGGACAACTGCGCTTTGTGCTCACCGCCAACGGCCGTGAAGCCTCCTTGCAACAGCTGGCATTGGCCAAGCTGGTGGAAGAAGACCTGGCCGCCAAACTGGGCCCGGCCGATGCTCAAGCCCTGAAGGTTCTGCTCAAACGCCTGATTGTGGTCAGCGACCCTGGCCTGCCTGACCTGTGGGCGCCGCGTTGACCGCCAACGCGCAAGGCATGCCGAGCGCCACGGTCGGCTGGCGCAGTCATGGCCTGTTGTTGCTGCTGGCGATGGTGTTTGCCGATAACTTTGTCGGCCGCCAGATCCTGGCGGTGATGATCGACCCGATCAAAGCCGAGTTCGGCGTCGGCGACACGGCCATGGGGCTGATTTCGGGCCTGGCCTTTGCCGCCGTGTATGCCCTACTCGGCCTGCCGGCCGGGCGCTTGGTCGACCGCCTGCCACGCACCCGCCTGCTGGCCTTATCGTGCCTGCTCTGGGCCTTGGCCACCATGGCCTGCGGCCTGGCCGGCAGTTTTATCGTGCTGGCCATTGCGCGGATGCTGGTGGCGGTGAGTGAGTCGCCGACTACGTCGGCCTCCCTGTCGCTGATCGCCGATTTGTATCCGCCACAGCGCCGCTCCTTCGCCATCAGTTGCTTTACCGCAGCGCCGACCTTTTCCTCGATCATTGGCCTGAGCATCGGCGCCTGGGTGGTTGAACACTACGGCTGGCGCACTGCTTTTTTCGCCCTCGGTGCACCCGCCCTGCTGTTTTGTGCATTGCTGGCGCGGGTCAAAGACCCGTTGCGCGGTCGTTGGGATCTGATCGCCAGTGCTCCCCCCGCGACACCTTTGCTCAGCGTGCGCCACGAGGCCCACGCCCTGTGGGCACTGCCGGCCTACCGTTGCCTGATCCTGGCCGGTGGCCTGACGACCTTGAGCTCCTATGCCATCGGCATGTGGAACACCAGTTTCCTGATTCGCTCCCACGACCTGTCGCTGCAGCATGCCGGCATGCTGGCCGGGGTCATCTGTGGCGTGGCGGCCGGCATCGGCGGCCTGTTTGCCGGCTGGCTCAATGACCGTTTGAGCCACCGCAGTCCGCACTGGCAGATCCTCATTCCAGTTCTGGGCAATCTCACCGCCCTGACGGCATTGATCATCTACCTGCTGTGGCCGGCTGGCGTGTTGATGCAACTGGCTGGCATACCGATCCCCACCGCCATGCTCTGGTGCGCGCTGTACAGTTTCTTCGTGGTCTGGTGGGTGGCACCGTCCTATAACCTGGTCACGCAACTGGTGCCGTCCAATCGCCGCGGCACGGCCATGGCGTTGCAGACCATTGTCAGCACCCTGCTGGGGGTCGGCATTGGGCCGCTGTTGACCGGCGTGTTCAGCGACTTGCTGGTGCCACAGTTCGCTGCACAGTCGCTACGGTATGCGCTGGTGCTGGTGAGCTTGCCGTTGCTCGGCGCGTTGTTCCTGCTCTGGCGCACAGCCGTGCATGCCCGCACGATTGGCTATGGCCGCAGGTGAGCACGCCTGGCGTCACTGGCCTGACAACTTCCCTTACGCCCCTGTGGTTGACTAGACTCCTGGGCTGAAGGCTACGGCTGTGATCCTACGGAAACTGTGCGCATGACCCTCCGCAAAAAGCTGCTTTGGCTGTTCGTCCCGCCCCTGACCCTGACCTTGGGCCTGGTTTATGTGTTGTCGCAAACGATGATGCTTGACCGCCTCGATCGAGAGGACGAACTGTTGCTGTTCAATGAAGCCAAACGCTTGCGGGCGTTGATGAGCAACAGCATCAACTTCGACCTGGACCGTTTGCAGCGCCTCGCCCAGCAAATGGCCGCCGAAATGCCTGTGCAAGCCGTGGAGCAGGCAACACTGGAACAACTGAACTTCGACTTTTTGCTGCAACTGGAGGCCACTGGCACCTTGCAGTTGGAGCAATGGCGGCCTATCGACCTGGCAACTCGACCGCTGTTGCTAACCACACAACACGCCGACCTGAACAATTTGCGCAGCAGTATCCGCCAGCGCGCGACACAATTGAGCAAACGCCACACGGCGCAAGCGTCTCAGGTTGAACTAGTGGTGCTCGCCGGCGTTCCGCTGATCCTGGCCAGTGTCACCTTAACGCCGGACCAAGGTGAGGCACGCCGTACCCTGGTCGCGGGCCACCTGCTCGACGCCAGCCGTATAAACACCTTGCAAGCCGAGCTCAAAGGAAGCCTGCAAGTGGTCCCGGCTGAGCGCTACACCGCCAGTGATAGTGCCCAGGCTGCGACCAGCGGGCCGGATCAAGATCAGATTTCCATCAGTAGCCGGCACGTGCCGGATGAGCGTCATCAGCAAGTTGCATTGTTGTTCAGTCACAGCCCCAATGAGCAACAACTGGTGCTGGAGCTGACCCGCGAACGTCGGCTCTACAACGAGGGCCGCAAGGCAATCAACCTGTTTCTGGTGGTCTCGACAGCCGTAGCACTGCTGGCCTGGTTACTGATTTACCTTGGCCTGGAGTTCCTGTTGCTGCGCCGGGTATCGCGCATGCACGATGAGTTCGCCAGGATTGGCCCGGATGTTACCGGCGCGCGGTTGAGCGACAGCGGCCAGGATGAACTGGGCTACCTCGCCGAGGAAGCCAACCAGACCCTTGAACGTCTCGAACAGAGTGAGGCACGCGACCGGGCGATCCTCGAAGCCATCGAGGAAGGCTATTTCGAACTGGATACCAACGGTGAGATCGTTTCGGTGAACCGCGCCTTTTGTCAGTTGCTGGGCTACAAATCACACTCTCCGGTAGGTATACGCGTCCAGACGTTGCTCGATGACGACGCCAATCAACGCTTCCTAGCACTGCTCAACAGCATCGACGACAACCGCTCACAGGTGATGTCGGGGCGCTTGCGGCGCGTCGATGGCAGTCTCTGCCACTACGAAACGCGCTTGTCGACCATCCTCGATGCCAAGGGCGAAATTCGCGGATACCGCGGCATCCTCCACGATGTCAGTCGCCATGTGGAGTACCAAAGCCAGCTATTGGATATCGCCTACCGCGATGCCCTGACCGGCCTGGGCAACCGCAAGGCCTTCTACGAACACCTGCAGCAACGGCTCGACGAAGCACCCGCCGCATTGGCACTTCTGTTCATTGACCTGGACCGTTTTAAACAGGTCAACGACAGCTTTGGCCATGATGTCGGCGATGCTTTGCTGGTACAGATGGCACAACGACTACGCAGCGCTGTACGCAAACCCGATCAGGCGTATCGCCTGGGCGGTGACGAGTTCACCTTGATTCTCACTGCCGACGCCGCCGGTGCCCAAGGATTGGCGCAACGCTTGCTGGCTGCACTGGGGCAACCGGTAACGCTGGATGCGCTGCAGATCGACTTCGTCACCCCGAGTATCGGCATTGCCGTCTACCCGCAGCACGCCCAGGACATCGACAGCCTGATCAAGGCGGCCGACCAAGCCATGTACCAGGCCAAGCGCGGGAGAAACGAAGCGGTGCTGTTCAGCGCGCGGTGCTGAGCTGGCCCCGCTTCATTGGCCGCCACCGATGAACCAGCGAAAATACGGGTTGCCCGCCTCGGTTTGCATCAGTTGCCGGACTTCCCGCGCCCACCCTTGGCGATTGCCGTTGTAGGCCAGGAGCGTCAACCCATAGAAACGTTTGAGCACGTGCCACTGGTCTTCAACGGCGCCCAGCAAGGCCGCGTCGGCATTGATCAGCGGCGGCGCTGTGCGCAGGGAGAGCAGTTGCGGCAATACCCGGGTGATCTCCCCAGAACGTACCCAGGGCGCATATTCAATGCGCGGACGGTCATCGGTAACGGCCTCGGCGCTGCCGGCAAAGCGCTCAAGACCTTCGCGGTCGGTCACCCAGGTAGCGAGCAAGGCACTGACCGAGTCGACCCCGACTTCAGCCAGCGCAGCGCGCACGCGAGGTTGCGCAAAACGCTGGCTGATACGTGCGGCGTCCAGCTCCAGCGGTGCCTGCGAGCCAATCAGGAGCATTTCGTGAAACTCGGTGGTCCACAACGAGGCATGGGGAAAGGTATTGAGGAAGCTGCGCACCAGCGAGCGACTGTCATCAGTATTCTGCGTCGGCAACGGCAACCATTGAGCGACAATACCGCCCGCCTCCAACCGTGACGCGGCCAATAGGTAAAAGTCCTGCGAGTACAGGTTGACCACACCGGCAGCTGAAGGTGGAGGCGGTTCCAGGGTGATCAGGTCGTAGCGCTCGGCGCTGCGCAACAGTTCTCGACGGCCGTCACGCAGGCGAATGTCCAGGCGCGGGTCATTTCTGGCGTCGAAATTGCCCTTGAACAACGGCGCTGCAGCCAATACTTCAGGCAGCAGTTCGGCCACCACCGGCCGCTCCAGCCCCTGATAACGCAACAGGGCACCTGCGGTGATCCCGGTGCCAAAGCCGATCACCATGGCCGAACGCGGCTCCTGGCGGTGTATCAACAGCGGCAACAGCGCCTGCAGACGCATGTAACGCAGCGACGGCATGGCATCACCGGTGTTAGATACGCCTTGAATGTAGAGCCGGTTGAACCTGCGGTTCTGGCGCTGTTGGGCGACCACCGCAACGGTACCGCCACGACCTTCTTCATAGAAAGTGAGGTGGCCACTGCGTGCACCTGGGAGCAGTTCGGCCAAGCGCTGTGGCGGTGTCAACACACCGATGATCACAGTGCTCAAGCTGACGCCGAGGACCGCCATGCGCATCCCGCGCGGCACGGCCTGGCCACGCCAGACGGCCACGCACCCCACTGCCGCCGCCACCAGTGCAAGCACCACCAAGGTTCGCACCAGGCCAACACCGGGCACCAGCACGAAGCCCGTCAACATCACCCCAATAATGCCGCCTACGGTGTTGAGCGCGACCACCGCACCGACATCGCGCCCCACTTGCTGGCTGTCGACACTCAGGCGCAGCGCCAGCGGGAAAGCAGCGCCCAGTACCGTGGTCGGCAAAAACACTACAGACAGCGCCGCCGTGGCAAAGCGCGCGCACATGCCGGCCAGCTCATTCCCGGTCAGGTGCAGCACCAGCGCTTCTACCTGTGTCTGGGCACTGATCAGCCAGCGACCCAGCCCGGCAATCTGTACCAGCGCCAGTAGCCCTGCCAGCGCGATCAGCAAGCCAAACAGCCCCCAAGGGTCGCGGATTCGATCAGCGCGACGCGCATACAGTGCGCTGCCCAGCACCAAGCCCGCCAGGTACGTGGCCAGCACCACTGAAAAGGCGAAGGTACGGGTACTCATGAACTGCACAATTGATTGTGTCCACACCACTTCATAACCCAGCGCGACGCCACCCGCCACGCAGTACAGGGCAATGGCCAGTCGTGCCGCCGGGGAGCGCGGCGCGCTAGCGGCCTGAACGTTCAGGGGGGTGTGCTCATCACGGCGGCGGGCAATCCAAGCGCCAGCAGCGGCCAGCACGTTAAGCGACGCCGCCACCAGCGCACTGCCGGTAACCCCCACTTGGGGCAGCAGCACAAAGGCGGCCAGCAAGGTGCCGGCAATGGCGCCGGCCGTGTTAGCGGCATACAGACGCCCTCCCGCCTCAGCCAATTGCCCTTGTGCGGGGGTCAGGGCACGCACCAGCACTGGCAGCGTACCGCCCATGAGAAACGCAGGTGCCCCCACCAGAAGAAACGGTACCAGCCAGGCAAGCAGCCCTACGTGATTCTCCAGGCGCGCGAACAGCCCGGCTGAGTTAGCCAGCGCCAGGGTACTCAACACCCCGAGCACCGCCACCGCCAGTTCCAGACAGGCATACAGCCTGACCGGGCGGCGTAACCGATCGGCCCAGCGGCCGAACACCAGGCCGCCCAAGGCCAGCCCGGCGAAAAACGCACTGATACCGGCGGTGATGGCATATACCTCCACCCCCACCACCAGCGAAAGTTGTTTGACCCAAAGTACCTGATAGACCAACGCCGCCGCACCCGATACACACAGCAATAGCGCGGGCACGCGCATGTGCAGGGGCATGCGTTGGTCCGCCGGCTCTGCAAGGGATGATTGGCGTTCAGAGGAACTGACAGCTGAGGGCATCAATCGACCTTATCGGCGCCAACATCGCGACCGAAAAACAAGTAAAAAGAAAGCGCCCGTCACTGACGGGCGCTGGCACTGCCTTACTGCTTCATTTTCTCTGCAATCTTCTTATCTACGTCGGCGCGGACCTGGTCAATGCTGAAGCTGGCCGGACGCTGGCTTGGCGGATACTCAACAAAGGTCTGCAGGAAGGCTGCCGCCTTGCGTTCGCCCTGGAACAGCAGATAAGTGTTTTTGGTCAACCAGTCGTAATACTGGTTCGACACCACGTCTGCCCGCTCGTACGGGTCCATGCGCAGGTTGAACAGTTTCGGCACCCGAAGGCAAGTGAACGGTTCGCTCCAAACGGCAAAACCGCCGGGGGCGCGCTGCTCACAGAACACCAGCTTCCAGTTGCCAAAGCGCATGGAGACCAACTCACCGTCATCGTTGAAGTAATAGAACTCGTTACGTGCGCTCTTGTCGGCCTTGCCGGTCAGATAGTCCAGTTGGTTGTAGCCGTCCAGGTGCACCTTGAAGTTCTTGCCGCCCACATCGGCACCCTTGAGCAGACGCTCCTTGATGTCGGTGTCGCCCACCGCTGCCAGCAGCGTCGGGAACCAGTCGAGGCCTGAGAACATCTGGGTGGAAATCACATCGGGTTTGACCTTGCCCGGCCAGCGAATCATCGCCGGGACCCGATAGGCACCCTCCCAGTTAGAGTTCTTCTCGTTACGGAACGGCGTGGTCGCCGCATCCGGCCAAGAGAACTGGTTCGGCCCGTTGTCAGTGGTGTACACCACGATGGTGTTATCAGTGATCTTCAGGTCATCCAAGGTTTTAAGCAGTTTGCCCACATCGGCGTCGTGCTCGAGCATGCCATCGGCGTACTCATTGCCCGGCATGCCGCTTTTGTTGCGCAACTCTTCGCGCACATGGGTGTACAGGTGCATGCGGGTGGTGTTCATCCAGACGAAGAACGGCTTGTCCGCCTTAACCTGTTTGTCGATGAAGTTTATTGCCGCTTGAGTGGTCTCGTCATCGATGGTTTCCATGCGCTTTTTTGTCAGCGCACCGGTGTCCTCAATCTTGCCGTCAGCGCTGGACTTGATCACACCACGGGGCGATGCGGCCTTGAGGAACTCAGGGTCATCTTTGGGCCACAGCTCGCGCTCCGGCTCTTCTTCGGCGTTCAAGTGGTACAGGTTGCCAAAAAACTCGTCAAAGCCATGGTTGGTCGGCAGGTACTCGTCTCGGTCACCGAGATGGTTTTTACCGAACTGGCCGGTGGCATAGCCTTGGGCCTTGAGGGCTTGGGCGATGGTAATGTCGCGGTCCTGCAAGCCAACCGGTACGCCTGGCATGCCGACCTTGGACAAGCCGGTACGCAATGGTGTCTGACCAGTGATGAAGGAAGAGCGACCCGCGGTGCAGCTGTTCTCGGCATAGTAGTCGGTGAACATCATGCCTTCTTTGGCAATCCGGTCGATGTTGGGCGTTTGATAACCCACCACACCCTTGCCGTAGGCACTGATATTGGTCTGGCCAATGTCATCACCAAAGATCACCAGGATGTTGGGTTTTTCTGCGGCCTGCGCGCCACTCATGACCGCCGCCACGCTCGCGGCAAGGGTCATTGTTGTTATCCATCGTCTACTGAGTTTCATAGGGCCACTTTCTCCGTCTCACGTTTACTGGCATCCGCCACGACTACGTGCACCAGAGGTACCTTGCTCAAGGTTCCTTGTGCGCCTGCGGTTTCTTGTTTACTAGTCCTCGATGCTGTCGAAGGGATAGACGCGGCGCCACTCGCGGGCCATATCAACCACGGTCCAACCCTCTTTGTTGGCGGCTATCAGCGCTTTGTCCAGGCGACCGACTTTACTGTCGCGGTCATAGGCCCACTCGCGCCTGGCGTCGGTGTGATGCACCAGCCCCGCAAAGCGCTTGCCGCTACCGGCCTTGGTCCATTGCAGCATTTGCAGGTCGCCGTCGGAGTTGCCGAATGCCAGGATCGGCCGGCGACCGATGACGGTGTCGATACTGACCGGCTTGCCCGGGCCATCATCGTTGTGGAGCAACTTGGGCAGGCGCTGGATGGTCAGGGTGCCCTTGTTGTCGTCAAAGCGCGAGGCCAGGGTCGTGCCGATGACCTGCTCCGGGGGAATGCCATACACCTCCTCAGCGAACGCCCGCATGAACGCGACTTCGCCGCCCGACACGATGTAGGTCTTGAAGCCATTAGCGCGCAGGTACTCCAGCAACTCCAGCATCGGCTGGAAGACCATCTCGGTGTAGGGCTTCTTGGTTTTGGGGTGAACCGCCGTGGCGAGCCAACGTTGGGCCTGGGCGATAAACGCCTCGGTGCTGACGCCGGAATGAGTCGCTGCGACTATTTTTAGCAACCCGTCCATGCCACTGGCAGCCAATGCCTTCTGATCGCCGTCAAGAACCGCCTTGAACGGTTGCTGGGTTTTCCATTCTGGGTGTTGCGGCGCCAGACGCTTGACTTCATCCAGGGCGAACTGCACCTCGAAATAGATCGGCTGCTCACTCCACAAGGTGCCGTCATTGTCGAACACCGCAATGCGTTCAGCCGTCGGCACATACTCCTTGCTGCCTTCGGTAGTGACGGCACTGACAAACTGCTCGATGGCCTGGCGCGAGGTGCCGTTGTACCAAGACGGCATAGGGTCGGCTGCCTGCACCAGCAGCGGTACCAGTACACATAGACTGATCAGCCAACGCATCTGAAGAAGTAGGGGCATACAACGTCCTTGAGCAGTTCCCTCGTACCTTACTCATGCGAGTCAGGGATTCAATGGCCGCAATCCATGCTGCGGATCGGCGACCTTGCGCTTGCGTAACTCCCGCCGTGATACCGCCAGCGATTGCACCAGATTGGCGGGGGCAGCCTCGGCCGAATCGCTAGGGGCATAACGAATCTTGAGCAAGTCTAGTGAACGATTTACTGCTGTGTCGGACAATTCTTCAGAAAAATCAGACAGGGTGCGCTTGCCGCTACTGCGGCGTACCCAAAGATAGAGCCCACCTAACTGCAGCGGGGAGCCGTTCAACTGTCGGCGCAGCACCTGCCAGGCGTAGTCTGCCGATGCCAGCCAGGTACGACGCCGGTTCTCCCGCCAGCCCCGCAACCACGCTACAGCAGCGCGCCCCCATGGGCGTGCGCAGTACAACAGGCACGCGCCCACCAGCACTATCGCCGACACTAACAGCCAGTGCCCGGCAATGCGCACATGGGCCTGACGGCCAAGGGCGCGCAGGTCCTCATTGATATCAAATGGCGCGCTGTAGCTACCTTTGTCAGCTACAAAGTTCACGGCTTCGACCGTCGCGGTGCGGGCTTCGCTAGTGCTAGCGTCCCACCATTGAACGGTAAAGGCCGGCAGGCTATGCGACCCTTGCTGTTCGATCACATAGGTAACGCTGTCTTCGCGCTTGCCACCGGAAACCCCACCACGGCCATCACTCAAGGCCGCCACCGTGGGGGACTGCAGGTAACGTTTCAGGCCCGTAACCTGAGCGAAGGACGGTGGTGGAATTAAC
Protein-coding sequences here:
- a CDS encoding fused MFS/spermidine synthase, which produces MPLHMRVPALLLCVSGAAALVYQVLWVKQLSLVVGVEVYAITAGISAFFAGLALGGLVFGRWADRLRRPVRLYACLELAVAVLGVLSTLALANSAGLFARLENHVGLLAWLVPFLLVGAPAFLMGGTLPVLVRALTPAQGQLAEAGGRLYAANTAGAIAGTLLAAFVLLPQVGVTGSALVAASLNVLAAAGAWIARRRDEHTPLNVQAASAPRSPAARLAIALYCVAGGVALGYEVVWTQSIVQFMSTRTFAFSVVLATYLAGLVLGSALYARRADRIRDPWGLFGLLIALAGLLALVQIAGLGRWLISAQTQVEALVLHLTGNELAGMCARFATAALSVVFLPTTVLGAAFPLALRLSVDSQQVGRDVGAVVALNTVGGIIGVMLTGFVLVPGVGLVRTLVVLALVAAAVGCVAVWRGQAVPRGMRMAVLGVSLSTVIIGVLTPPQRLAELLPGARSGHLTFYEEGRGGTVAVVAQQRQNRRFNRLYIQGVSNTGDAMPSLRYMRLQALLPLLIHRQEPRSAMVIGFGTGITAGALLRYQGLERPVVAELLPEVLAAAPLFKGNFDARNDPRLDIRLRDGRRELLRSAERYDLITLEPPPPSAAGVVNLYSQDFYLLAASRLEAGGIVAQWLPLPTQNTDDSRSLVRSFLNTFPHASLWTTEFHEMLLIGSQAPLELDAARISQRFAQPRVRAALAEVGVDSVSALLATWVTDREGLERFAGSAEAVTDDRPRIEYAPWVRSGEITRVLPQLLSLRTAPPLINADAALLGAVEDQWHVLKRFYGLTLLAYNGNRQGWAREVRQLMQTEAGNPYFRWFIGGGQ
- a CDS encoding arylsulfatase, with translation MKLSRRWITTMTLAASVAAVMSGAQAAEKPNILVIFGDDIGQTNISAYGKGVVGYQTPNIDRIAKEGMMFTDYYAENSCTAGRSSFITGQTPLRTGLSKVGMPGVPVGLQDRDITIAQALKAQGYATGQFGKNHLGDRDEYLPTNHGFDEFFGNLYHLNAEEEPERELWPKDDPEFLKAASPRGVIKSSADGKIEDTGALTKKRMETIDDETTQAAINFIDKQVKADKPFFVWMNTTRMHLYTHVREELRNKSGMPGNEYADGMLEHDADVGKLLKTLDDLKITDNTIVVYTTDNGPNQFSWPDAATTPFRNEKNSNWEGAYRVPAMIRWPGKVKPDVISTQMFSGLDWFPTLLAAVGDTDIKERLLKGADVGGKNFKVHLDGYNQLDYLTGKADKSARNEFYYFNDDGELVSMRFGNWKLVFCEQRAPGGFAVWSEPFTCLRVPKLFNLRMDPYERADVVSNQYYDWLTKNTYLLFQGERKAAAFLQTFVEYPPSQRPASFSIDQVRADVDKKIAEKMKQ
- a CDS encoding BatD family protein; protein product: MRRIVMLLLLCVPLLANAAAEVRVQSRLVPQTGVVVGATVSMEVDLLVDTWFTAAPVLPKLELPGAVVTPPSGEAQHLNEKLDGKTFFGLRYTYQITPQAAQSFTIPALAFQVQPGQGSGVVTLNSQPLTFAAKALAGAGNQPRLVANEVSIEQTLQRSHEPLRVGDSITRQLTIEAQGAQAMLIPPPSFAQVTGLKRYLQSPTVAALSDGRGGVSGGKREDSVTYVIEQQGSHSLPAFTVQWWDASTSEARTATVEAVNFVADKGSYSAPFDINEDLRALGRQAHVRIAGHWLLVSAIVLVGACLLYCARPWGRAAVAWLRGWRENRRRTWLASADYAWQVLRRQLNGSPLQLGGLYLWVRRSSGKRTLSDFSEELSDTAVNRSLDLLKIRYAPSDSAEAAPANLVQSLAVSRRELRKRKVADPQHGLRPLNP
- a CDS encoding HAD family hydrolase, whose protein sequence is MPLLLQMRWLISLCVLVPLLVQAADPMPSWYNGTSRQAIEQFVSAVTTEGSKEYVPTAERIAVFDNDGTLWSEQPIYFEVQFALDEVKRLAPQHPEWKTQQPFKAVLDGDQKALAASGMDGLLKIVAATHSGVSTEAFIAQAQRWLATAVHPKTKKPYTEMVFQPMLELLEYLRANGFKTYIVSGGEVAFMRAFAEEVYGIPPEQVIGTTLASRFDDNKGTLTIQRLPKLLHNDDGPGKPVSIDTVIGRRPILAFGNSDGDLQMLQWTKAGSGKRFAGLVHHTDARREWAYDRDSKVGRLDKALIAANKEGWTVVDMAREWRRVYPFDSIED